The Bos indicus x Bos taurus breed Angus x Brahman F1 hybrid chromosome 25, Bos_hybrid_MaternalHap_v2.0, whole genome shotgun sequence genome has a window encoding:
- the LOC113883659 gene encoding transmembrane protein 180-like gives MTFLNIKPIAWAFSLTTLGTEMLNSVFSFYYVKLFLHLYKVSEVAFYQAQMILMIWNALNDLTGYFHNNSKADCCSSRHSSVLYGAPLYAAAFLLPWFPWKYYHEGDWLSGLHLVVSLCAFDSTLTFVQQAQCVLFAEIFTRYESRLQLIKINQVASLVGSTSILFCGLISDNMEILLNFQVIAVVVAILATASLYAGMCHISHLEPKRSPEENLFSETVQDLPWTSVISLMRQILTQKNFRLFLIVNFFQVFHLTFFSNFMMIFVDNLIPTDVLPSSIRSIMYGAGFICPQCLVLISQSWLRKFGYYKIILFSFYLEGTASIVMLLLGQQYYYFLALYLTVIMVIVQASFCLFNLPLADMVDADLLKFNRQSPLSSMVFGINALFTKPAQSLAPMVILSRLNQFGYGNPNKSTILDLHEAIFNLICLVPLGIAAIQILVWSPFSIRKKTDYTGAF, from the exons atgacatttttaaacatCAAACCCATTGCTTGGGCATTCTCTCTAACAACATTAGGGACTGAAATGCTCAATTCTGTCTTCAGTTTCTACTATGTAAAGCTTTTTTTACATCTGTACAAGGTTTCAGAAGTGGCTTTTTATCAAGCACAG ATGATTTTAATGATCTGGAATGCTCTTAACGACCTGACGGGGTATTTTCACAACAACTCTAAGGCTGACTGCTGTTCCAGTCGTCACAGTTCTGTTTTGTATGGCGCCCCTTTGTATGCAGCAGCCTTCCTGCTTCCTTGGTTCCCCTGGAAATACTATCATGAAGGTGACTGGCTTAGTGGGCTTCACCTGGTGGTATCATTATGTGCTTTTGATAGCACACTTACCTTTGTTCAGCAAGCCCAGTGTGTGCTGTTTGCAGAAATTTTCACTAGATACGAAAGTCGGCTTCAGCTTATTAAAATCAACCAAGTGGCATCACTGGTAGGATCTACCAGTATCCTTTTCTGTGGCCTCATCTCTGATAACATGGAAATTTTGCTCAATTTTCAGGTCATCGCTGTTGTTGTTGCCATTTTGGCTACTGCCAGCCTTTATGCTGGCATGTGCCACATAAGTCACTTAGAACCTAAAAGAAGCCCCGAGGAAAACCTTTTCTCAGAAACTGTACAGGATCTCCCCTGGACCTCCGTCATCTCATTGATGAGACAAATCTTGACCCAGAAAAACTTTCGCCTTTTTCTGATAGTGAATTTCTTCCAAGTCTTCCATTTAACCTTCTTCAGTAACTTCATGATGATATTTGTTGATAACCTCATTCCCACGGATGTTCTTCCTTCTTCCATAAGGAGCATCATGTATGGGGCAGGCTTTATCTGCCCACAG TGCCTTGTACTTATCAGCCAGTCCTGGCTGAGGAAGTTTGGTTACtataaaattatcttattttcatTCTACCTAGAAGGAACAGCCTCCATTGTCATGTTGCTTCTTGGACAGCAGTACTATTACTTTTTGGCTCTGTATCTCACCGTTATCAT GGTGATTGTGCAAGcttctttttgcttatttaacttgccaCTGGCTGACATGGTCGATGCAGACTTACTGAAGTTCAATCGGCA GTCACCCCTTTCCTCCATGGTCTTTGGCATCAATGCTTTATTTACCAAACCTGCTCAGTCTTTAGCTCCCATGGTGATACTCTCAAGGCTAAACCAGTTTGGATACGGAAACCCAAACAAAAG